The proteins below come from a single Arthrobacter sp. B1I2 genomic window:
- a CDS encoding inositol-3-phosphate synthase, producing the protein MSSHPIRVAIVGVGNCAASLVQGVQYYKDADPAETVPGLMHVEFGQYHVGDVQFVAAFDVDGKKVGVDLSDAILASENNTIKIADVPPTGVTVQRGHTLDGLGKYYLETIEESTEEPVDVVQALKDAEVDVLVCYLPVGSQQAAEFYAQAAIDAGVAFVNALPVFIAGTKEWADKFTAAGVPIVGDDIKSQIGATITHRVMAKLFEDRGVTLDRTYQLNVGGNMDFKNMLERDRLESKKISKTQAVTSNVEAELAAKDVHIGPSDYVQWLDDRKWAFVRLEGRNFGDAPVSLEYKLEVWDSPNSAGVIIDAIRAAKIGLDRGIGGPLLSASSYFMKSPPEQFNDDLAREKVEAFIRGDLER; encoded by the coding sequence GTGTCTTCACATCCCATCCGTGTTGCAATCGTTGGCGTGGGCAACTGCGCCGCCTCGCTGGTGCAGGGCGTCCAGTACTACAAGGACGCCGATCCCGCGGAGACTGTTCCGGGCTTGATGCACGTTGAGTTTGGCCAGTACCACGTAGGTGACGTTCAGTTCGTCGCCGCGTTTGATGTTGACGGCAAGAAGGTCGGTGTTGACCTTTCCGACGCCATCCTGGCCAGCGAGAACAACACCATCAAGATCGCCGACGTTCCGCCCACAGGTGTTACGGTCCAGCGTGGCCACACCCTGGACGGGCTGGGCAAGTACTACCTCGAGACCATCGAGGAATCCACCGAAGAGCCCGTGGACGTGGTGCAGGCACTCAAGGACGCCGAGGTTGACGTCCTGGTATGCTACCTGCCCGTCGGTTCCCAGCAGGCAGCCGAGTTCTACGCCCAAGCCGCGATCGACGCCGGCGTGGCGTTCGTCAACGCCCTGCCGGTCTTCATTGCCGGCACCAAGGAATGGGCGGACAAGTTCACCGCCGCGGGTGTTCCGATCGTGGGCGACGACATCAAGAGCCAGATCGGCGCCACCATCACCCACCGCGTGATGGCGAAGCTGTTCGAGGACCGGGGCGTCACCCTGGACCGCACGTACCAGCTGAACGTCGGCGGCAACATGGACTTCAAGAACATGCTGGAGCGTGACCGCCTCGAGTCCAAGAAGATCTCCAAGACCCAGGCCGTGACCTCCAACGTCGAGGCTGAGCTGGCCGCCAAGGACGTCCACATCGGCCCGTCCGACTACGTGCAGTGGCTGGATGACCGCAAGTGGGCGTTCGTGCGCCTGGAAGGCCGGAACTTCGGTGACGCCCCGGTGTCGCTGGAGTACAAGCTGGAAGTCTGGGATTCGCCCAACTCCGCCGGTGTGATCATCGATGCCATCCGTGCCGCCAAGATCGGCCTTGACCGTGGCATCGGCGGCCCGCTGCTGTCCGCTTCGAGCTACTTCATGAAGTCCCCGCCCGAGCAGTTCAACGACGACCTCGCCCGTGAAAAGGTCGAGGCCTTCATCCGCGGCGACCTGGAGCGCTAA
- a CDS encoding DUF559 domain-containing protein: protein MRPVSPLPAHLESVPFTVSEARAANLSRGRLRSSDLASAGRLLYLPAGWEFELPSLARALSAATPGAWVSHLTAAVLLGLWLPAWLQHCRDLHLSKPRSLPQVRRHGVVGHTVLAYDDEIMLWEGIRISTPARTWLDLARVLPLEDLIALGDQLIRQPRQELELRSQPWSTVQELREMLTRHPKMQGIVKARAAVEMIRAGVDSAPETFLRLAMIDAGLPEPELQVQIIPGDSYSPAADLGYRRHRIAIQYDGGHHLTREQQSRDNRRDAAFFSAGWRYFKFNADDLANDFHRAVGQVRMALREP from the coding sequence ATGCGACCAGTTTCGCCGTTGCCGGCCCACCTCGAGTCTGTACCATTCACCGTCAGCGAAGCGCGGGCAGCAAACCTCAGCAGGGGCCGGCTCCGATCGTCGGACCTGGCTTCCGCAGGGCGGCTGCTGTATCTTCCCGCCGGTTGGGAATTCGAGCTACCCTCTTTGGCCCGGGCCCTGTCGGCCGCGACGCCCGGAGCGTGGGTATCCCACCTCACTGCAGCCGTCCTGCTTGGGCTGTGGCTCCCGGCCTGGCTCCAGCACTGCCGGGACCTGCACCTGAGCAAGCCAAGGTCGCTGCCGCAGGTCCGGCGTCACGGGGTCGTTGGTCACACCGTGTTGGCATACGACGACGAAATCATGCTTTGGGAGGGCATCCGGATCTCTACCCCTGCACGGACGTGGCTGGACCTTGCCCGCGTGCTGCCCCTGGAAGACCTCATCGCCTTGGGAGATCAATTGATCCGCCAGCCGCGCCAGGAACTTGAACTGCGCTCCCAGCCCTGGTCAACGGTCCAGGAGCTTCGGGAGATGCTGACGCGGCACCCAAAGATGCAGGGCATCGTGAAGGCACGTGCCGCCGTCGAAATGATCCGTGCGGGCGTGGATTCGGCTCCGGAAACCTTTCTGCGCCTTGCCATGATTGACGCAGGGCTTCCCGAGCCCGAGCTCCAGGTGCAGATCATCCCCGGCGATTCCTACTCGCCCGCTGCGGACCTGGGTTACCGGCGGCACCGGATTGCCATCCAGTACGACGGCGGACATCACCTCACCCGGGAACAGCAGTCCCGGGACAACCGCCGCGACGCCGCCTTCTTCTCTGCGGGGTGGCGGTACTTCAAGTTCAACGCTGACGACCTCGCCAACGACTTCCACAGGGCGGTTGGCCAGGTCCGAATGGCGCTTCGGGAGCCTTAG
- a CDS encoding formate--tetrahydrofolate ligase, translated as MSALPSDLQIARAARIQPIEDIAAAAGINPEALEQYGRYKAKIDPARLAAPDPHGKVVLVSAMSPTPAGEGKSTTTVGLADSLARAGHKVMIALREPSLGPVLGMKGGATGGGYSQVLPMDEINLHFTGDFHAITSANNALMALVDNHIYQGNALNIDPRRMTFKRVLDMNDRSLREVVIGLGGPSQGVPRQDGFDITVASEVMAVFCLATDLADLRSRLGRITFGYTYDRVPVTVADLGVEGALTLLLKEAVKPNLVQSIAGTPALVHGGPFANIAHGCNSLIATQTARRLADIVVTEAGFGADLGAEKFMDIKARYGGLAPSAVVVVATVRALKMQGGVPKDRLAQPDVAALEAGVANLRRHVRNVEKFGVTPVVAINRFSSDSPEELDWLLAWCAAEGVRAAVADVWGRGGGGDGGDELAALVVQAAEGPNSFRHLYALGLPLEDKIRTIAQEIYGADGVDFSVPALKRLADIERNGWGALPVCMAKTQYSFTDDASRLGAPKGFTIHVRDLLPKTGAGFIVALTGAVMTMPGLPPVPAALRMDVDADGNPVGLT; from the coding sequence ATGTCTGCTCTCCCTTCTGATCTTCAGATAGCCCGGGCTGCCCGGATCCAGCCCATCGAGGACATCGCGGCGGCCGCGGGGATCAACCCGGAAGCCCTGGAGCAGTACGGGCGGTACAAGGCCAAGATCGATCCGGCCAGGCTCGCAGCGCCGGATCCGCACGGCAAGGTGGTGCTGGTCTCGGCCATGTCCCCCACCCCGGCCGGCGAAGGCAAATCCACCACCACCGTGGGACTGGCAGATTCCCTGGCCCGGGCAGGCCACAAGGTGATGATCGCGTTGCGGGAGCCGTCGCTCGGTCCGGTGCTGGGCATGAAAGGCGGGGCCACCGGCGGCGGCTACTCACAGGTGCTCCCCATGGACGAAATCAACCTGCACTTCACCGGCGACTTCCATGCCATCACCTCGGCCAACAACGCCCTGATGGCCCTGGTGGACAACCACATCTACCAGGGCAACGCGCTGAACATCGATCCGCGGCGGATGACCTTCAAACGCGTCCTGGACATGAACGACCGGTCCCTGCGGGAGGTGGTCATTGGCCTGGGCGGGCCTTCGCAGGGCGTGCCGCGGCAGGACGGGTTCGACATCACCGTGGCGTCCGAGGTCATGGCCGTCTTCTGCCTCGCCACGGACCTGGCTGATTTGCGTTCCCGGCTGGGCCGGATCACGTTCGGCTACACCTATGACCGGGTGCCGGTGACGGTGGCGGACCTTGGGGTGGAGGGCGCCTTGACGCTGCTCCTCAAGGAGGCGGTCAAACCCAACCTGGTGCAGAGCATCGCCGGCACCCCGGCCCTGGTCCACGGCGGGCCCTTCGCGAACATCGCCCACGGCTGCAATTCGCTGATTGCCACGCAGACCGCCCGGCGGCTGGCGGACATCGTGGTGACGGAAGCAGGTTTCGGGGCTGACCTGGGGGCCGAGAAGTTCATGGACATCAAGGCCCGGTACGGTGGCCTGGCACCCTCCGCTGTTGTGGTCGTGGCCACCGTGCGGGCCCTGAAGATGCAGGGCGGGGTACCAAAGGACCGGCTGGCCCAGCCGGATGTAGCGGCCCTCGAAGCAGGGGTGGCGAACCTGCGCCGGCACGTGCGCAACGTGGAGAAGTTCGGGGTTACCCCCGTGGTGGCCATCAACAGGTTCTCGTCCGATTCGCCCGAGGAACTCGACTGGCTTCTGGCCTGGTGCGCAGCCGAGGGGGTTCGCGCCGCCGTCGCCGATGTCTGGGGGCGCGGCGGCGGGGGCGACGGCGGTGACGAACTGGCAGCCCTCGTTGTGCAAGCGGCGGAGGGGCCCAACAGCTTCCGGCACCTCTATGCCCTGGGACTGCCGCTTGAGGACAAGATCCGGACCATTGCCCAGGAAATTTACGGCGCGGACGGTGTGGACTTCTCCGTGCCGGCCTTGAAGCGCCTGGCGGACATCGAACGGAACGGCTGGGGCGCACTGCCCGTGTGCATGGCCAAGACGCAGTACTCGTTCACTGATGACGCCTCCCGCCTGGGCGCGCCCAAGGGGTTCACCATCCATGTACGCGACCTGCTGCCCAAGACGGGTGCCGGCTTCATCGTGGCCCTGACCGGTGCCGTGATGACCATGCCCGGCCTCCCTCCCGTCCCGGCGGCCCTGCGCATGGACGTGGACGCGGACGGCAACCCGGTAGGCCTCACCTAG
- the mshA gene encoding D-inositol-3-phosphate glycosyltransferase — MALIRRVALLSLHTSPMEQPGSGDAGGMNVYIRELASALAEAGVEVEIFTRATSADQPAVEHPDPGVCVHNVLAGPPRKIPKEELPGLLHAMVAEIEQIRRRQPHGRYDVIHSHYWVSGIAGLELSELWGVPLVHTMHTMAKVKNLLLESGEKPEPRRRELGEHRIVDGASRLIANTSSEAAELVSHYGATYDRIDIAPPGVDLSTFTPAFRARSRSRHGISPDTFHLVFAGRIQRLKGPHVLVKAAALLRKRRPDIDLHVTILGALSGSKEFNLRCLVAEAGMADVVTQLPPVKAPELASWFRAADVVVMPSFSESFGLVALEAQACGTPVVATRVGGLSRAIFHGRTGLLVDGHHAADWADALEALYDDPATREDLGRAAAIRAQNSGWQRTAAITLESYHAAVDNFAGRRLAPVVPAS; from the coding sequence GTGGCACTGATCCGCAGGGTCGCTCTACTCTCCCTCCACACCTCCCCTATGGAACAGCCGGGTTCGGGCGATGCCGGCGGAATGAACGTCTATATCCGCGAGCTGGCATCGGCGCTGGCCGAGGCGGGTGTGGAGGTGGAGATCTTCACCCGCGCCACCTCAGCCGACCAGCCCGCCGTCGAGCATCCGGATCCCGGCGTATGCGTGCACAATGTCCTGGCCGGCCCGCCCCGGAAGATCCCCAAGGAGGAACTGCCCGGGTTGCTGCACGCCATGGTGGCCGAGATCGAGCAGATCCGGCGCCGGCAGCCGCACGGCCGCTACGACGTGATCCATTCGCACTACTGGGTGTCCGGGATCGCCGGCCTGGAACTGTCGGAGCTGTGGGGCGTGCCGCTGGTGCACACCATGCACACCATGGCCAAGGTCAAGAACCTGCTCCTCGAGTCCGGCGAAAAGCCCGAGCCCCGGCGGCGCGAACTGGGCGAACACCGCATCGTGGACGGAGCGTCCAGGCTCATCGCCAACACCAGCTCCGAGGCCGCCGAACTCGTCTCCCACTACGGCGCCACGTACGACCGCATCGACATTGCGCCGCCCGGGGTTGACCTCAGCACCTTTACGCCCGCGTTCCGGGCGCGGTCGCGGTCCCGACACGGCATCAGTCCGGACACCTTCCACCTGGTGTTCGCAGGCCGCATCCAACGGCTGAAAGGCCCGCACGTCCTGGTCAAGGCCGCGGCACTGCTGCGCAAACGCCGCCCGGACATCGATCTGCACGTCACCATCCTGGGCGCGTTGAGCGGCAGCAAGGAATTCAACCTGCGCTGCCTGGTTGCGGAAGCAGGAATGGCCGACGTCGTCACGCAGCTTCCGCCGGTGAAGGCACCTGAGCTTGCATCCTGGTTCCGCGCGGCCGACGTTGTGGTGATGCCTTCCTTCAGCGAATCCTTCGGGTTGGTGGCACTTGAGGCCCAGGCCTGCGGCACGCCCGTCGTGGCCACCCGCGTCGGCGGCCTTTCCCGCGCCATCTTCCACGGCCGGACCGGTCTGCTGGTGGACGGCCACCACGCTGCCGACTGGGCCGATGCCCTGGAGGCCCTGTACGACGATCCCGCCACCCGCGAGGACCTGGGCCGGGCCGCCGCAATCCGCGCCCAGAACTCCGGTTGGCAGCGCACCGCCGCCATCACGCTGGAAAGCTACCATGCCGCCGTCGACAACTTTGCGGGCCGACGGCTGGCCCCGGTGGTTCCTGCTTCCTGA